The following coding sequences are from one Gadus morhua chromosome 10, gadMor3.0, whole genome shotgun sequence window:
- the mtus1a gene encoding microtubule-associated tumor suppressor 1 homolog A isoform X3 → MAGHTGPRSCTWTEFPVDILTNSSLISRSTVGSNCDLTLLTCLLIGSYRFGIIPLLAVFNSKDGNRLCRIAPLRSSSFRTVGLKNRLLAKPPGDPEPTLAPSCKSAASSKPGLARKLVCPPRRSISSRIAQLASSLPAEKSRAKASSRQQQQPQQRVPAKAPSAGGRVPAPAEAGGDEQSKRKDHVLQRLRELLAAGNRKFEAIAVVLQWTLAERDEAVRRRQELSQELVNLQGELVCSATSCERLEKEKEEVRASLADALQRLEEQHQEELAQLEARLQAFYQAEWDKVHRTYQEEADKCRTLMEQQLGDLNATNEANKLELKADHFEHVQDIKRQHEDSLEELRKSQSEQQQSLQKTLEEVETTLSGQIQELTEENTTLVEKLKAEEERRKQLAGKSQKDSHTLYLEQELESLKVVLDIKNKQLHQQEKKLLQMDTVVDKSVKLDESLIKVQQENEDLKARMDRHAALSRQLSTEQAVLHQSLKKESKVNKRLSMENEELLWKLHNGDLGSPRRLSPTSPSHANSFQSPRSSALFSSPPLSPR, encoded by the exons ATGGCTGGTCACACCGGTCCCCGTAGCTGCACGTGGACAGAGTTTCCGGTGGACATTTTGACCAACTCTTCTTTGATTTCCCGAAGCACCGTCGGCTCTAACTGTGATCTTACTCTGTTGACGTGTCTGCTCATTGGATCTTATCGCTTCGGTATCATCCCTTTGTTGGCCGTGTTCAACAGCAAGGATGGAAACCGTCTCTGCAGAA TCGCTCCGCTGAGATCCAGCTCATTCAGAACAGTTGGGCTGAAAAACAGACTGCTTGCAAAGCCACCAGGGGACCCTGAACCAA CTTTGGCCCCATCATGCAAGAGTGCTGCCTCCAGCAAGCCTGGATTGGCCCGCAAACTCGTCTGTCCTCCGAGACGCAGCATCTCCTCCAGAATTGCTCAGCTGGCCTCAAGTTTACCTG CGGAGAAGAGCAGAGCCAAGGCCAGCTCtcgacaacagcagcagccccagcagaggGTGCCCGCCAAGGCCCCGAGTGCGGGAGGCAGAGTCCCGGCGCCCGCTGAGGCCGGGGGGGACGAGCAGAGCAAGAGGAAGGACCACGTTCTCCAGAGGCTCAGGGAGCTCCTGGCCGCTGGGAACCGCAAGTTTGAGGCCATCGCAGTCGTCCTGCAGTGGACGCTCGCTGAG AGAGATGAGGCAGTGAGGAGGCGGCAGGAGCTGTCCCAGGAGCTGGTTAACCTGCAAGGAGAACTGG TGTGCTCGGCCACCTCATGCGAGCgcctggagaaggagaaggaggaggtgcggGCTTCCCTGGCGGACGCCCTGCAGCGCCTGGAGGAGCAGCaccaggaggagctggcccAGCTGGAGGCCCGGCTGCAGGCCTTCTACCAGGCCGAGTGGGACAAGGTCCACCGCACCTACCAGGAGGAGGCCGACAAGTGCCGGACCCTCATGGAGCAGCAG CTTGGGGACTTGAACGCAACCAATGAGGCGAATAAGTTGGAGCTCAAGGCAGACCACTTTGAACACGTGCAGGACATTAAACGACAACATGAAGATTCTCTAGAAG AGCTCAGGAAAAGTCAGAGTGAGCAGCAGCAGTCTCTGCAGAAGACCCTGGAAGAGGTGGAAACCACGTTATCT GGACAGATCCAGGAGCTGACGGAGGAGAACACCACCCTCGTAGAGAAGCTCAAagcggaggaggagcggaggaaaCAGCTGGCGGGGAAAAGCCAG AAGGACTCCCACACGCTGTATCTGGAGCAGGAGCTGGAGAGCCTTAAGGTGGTCCTGGATATCAAGAACAAACAGCTCCACCAGCAGGAAAAGAAACTCCTGCAGATGGACACAGTG GTGGATAAGAGTGTGAAGCTGGACGAAAGCCTTATTAAGGTCCAGCAGGAGAATGAAGACCTCAAAGCCCGGATGGACAGGCATGCTGCTCTGTCAAG GCAGCTGTCCACAGAGCAGGCCGTGCTGCACCAGTCCCTGAAGAAGGAGTCCAAGGTGAACAAGCGTCTGTCCATGGAGAACGAGGAGCTGCTGTGGAAGCTCCACAACGGGGATCTGGGCAGCCCCCGCAGGctgtcccccacctccccctcgcACGCCAACAGCTTCCAGTCTCCTCGAAGCTCCGCCCTCTTCTCCAGCCCGCCCCTCTCGCCCAGATAG
- the mtus1a gene encoding microtubule-associated tumor suppressor 1 homolog A isoform X5 — protein MLWTPKLSLSNIHVRLTAKGLLRNLQLLSGCRRTAVVFQTAEKSRAKASSRQQQQPQQRVPAKAPSAGGRVPAPAEAGGDEQSKRKDHVLQRLRELLAAGNRKFEAIAVVLQWTLAERDEAVRRRQELSQELVNLQGELVCSATSCERLEKEKEEVRASLADALQRLEEQHQEELAQLEARLQAFYQAEWDKVHRTYQEEADKCRTLMEQQLGDLNATNEANKLELKADHFEHVQDIKRQHEDSLEELRKSQSEQQQSLQKTLEEVETTLSGQIQELTEENTTLVEKLKAEEERRKQLAGKSQKDSHTLYLEQELESLKVVLDIKNKQLHQQEKKLLQMDTVVDKSVKLDESLIKVQQENEDLKARMDRHAALSRQLSTEQAVLHQSLKKESKVNKRLSMENEELLWKLHNGDLGSPRRLSPTSPSHANSFQSPRSSALFSSPPLSPR, from the exons ATGTTATGGACTCCCAAACTCTCGCTGTCAAACATCCACGTGCGTTTGACGGCCAAAGGTCTGCTCCGGAACCTCCAGCTGCTCTCAGGATGCCGGAGGACGGCTGTGGTCTTCCAGACAG CGGAGAAGAGCAGAGCCAAGGCCAGCTCtcgacaacagcagcagccccagcagaggGTGCCCGCCAAGGCCCCGAGTGCGGGAGGCAGAGTCCCGGCGCCCGCTGAGGCCGGGGGGGACGAGCAGAGCAAGAGGAAGGACCACGTTCTCCAGAGGCTCAGGGAGCTCCTGGCCGCTGGGAACCGCAAGTTTGAGGCCATCGCAGTCGTCCTGCAGTGGACGCTCGCTGAG AGAGATGAGGCAGTGAGGAGGCGGCAGGAGCTGTCCCAGGAGCTGGTTAACCTGCAAGGAGAACTGG TGTGCTCGGCCACCTCATGCGAGCgcctggagaaggagaaggaggaggtgcggGCTTCCCTGGCGGACGCCCTGCAGCGCCTGGAGGAGCAGCaccaggaggagctggcccAGCTGGAGGCCCGGCTGCAGGCCTTCTACCAGGCCGAGTGGGACAAGGTCCACCGCACCTACCAGGAGGAGGCCGACAAGTGCCGGACCCTCATGGAGCAGCAG CTTGGGGACTTGAACGCAACCAATGAGGCGAATAAGTTGGAGCTCAAGGCAGACCACTTTGAACACGTGCAGGACATTAAACGACAACATGAAGATTCTCTAGAAG AGCTCAGGAAAAGTCAGAGTGAGCAGCAGCAGTCTCTGCAGAAGACCCTGGAAGAGGTGGAAACCACGTTATCT GGACAGATCCAGGAGCTGACGGAGGAGAACACCACCCTCGTAGAGAAGCTCAAagcggaggaggagcggaggaaaCAGCTGGCGGGGAAAAGCCAG AAGGACTCCCACACGCTGTATCTGGAGCAGGAGCTGGAGAGCCTTAAGGTGGTCCTGGATATCAAGAACAAACAGCTCCACCAGCAGGAAAAGAAACTCCTGCAGATGGACACAGTG GTGGATAAGAGTGTGAAGCTGGACGAAAGCCTTATTAAGGTCCAGCAGGAGAATGAAGACCTCAAAGCCCGGATGGACAGGCATGCTGCTCTGTCAAG GCAGCTGTCCACAGAGCAGGCCGTGCTGCACCAGTCCCTGAAGAAGGAGTCCAAGGTGAACAAGCGTCTGTCCATGGAGAACGAGGAGCTGCTGTGGAAGCTCCACAACGGGGATCTGGGCAGCCCCCGCAGGctgtcccccacctccccctcgcACGCCAACAGCTTCCAGTCTCCTCGAAGCTCCGCCCTCTTCTCCAGCCCGCCCCTCTCGCCCAGATAG
- the mtus1a gene encoding microtubule-associated tumor suppressor 1 homolog A isoform X6, whose translation MGCSGSRACLNAPCDAQRRDEAVRRRQELSQELVNLQGELVCSATSCERLEKEKEEVRASLADALQRLEEQHQEELAQLEARLQAFYQAEWDKVHRTYQEEADKCRTLMEQQLGDLNATNEANKLELKADHFEHVQDIKRQHEDSLEELRKSQSEQQQSLQKTLEEVETTLSGQIQELTEENTTLVEKLKAEEERRKQLAGKSQKDSHTLYLEQELESLKVVLDIKNKQLHQQEKKLLQMDTVVDKSVKLDESLIKVQQENEDLKARMDRHAALSRQLSTEQAVLHQSLKKESKVNKRLSMENEELLWKLHNGDLGSPRRLSPTSPSHANSFQSPRSSALFSSPPLSPR comes from the exons ATGGGCTGTTCCGGCAGCCGAGCGTGCCTTAATGCTCCCTGCGACGCACAGAGG AGAGATGAGGCAGTGAGGAGGCGGCAGGAGCTGTCCCAGGAGCTGGTTAACCTGCAAGGAGAACTGG TGTGCTCGGCCACCTCATGCGAGCgcctggagaaggagaaggaggaggtgcggGCTTCCCTGGCGGACGCCCTGCAGCGCCTGGAGGAGCAGCaccaggaggagctggcccAGCTGGAGGCCCGGCTGCAGGCCTTCTACCAGGCCGAGTGGGACAAGGTCCACCGCACCTACCAGGAGGAGGCCGACAAGTGCCGGACCCTCATGGAGCAGCAG CTTGGGGACTTGAACGCAACCAATGAGGCGAATAAGTTGGAGCTCAAGGCAGACCACTTTGAACACGTGCAGGACATTAAACGACAACATGAAGATTCTCTAGAAG AGCTCAGGAAAAGTCAGAGTGAGCAGCAGCAGTCTCTGCAGAAGACCCTGGAAGAGGTGGAAACCACGTTATCT GGACAGATCCAGGAGCTGACGGAGGAGAACACCACCCTCGTAGAGAAGCTCAAagcggaggaggagcggaggaaaCAGCTGGCGGGGAAAAGCCAG AAGGACTCCCACACGCTGTATCTGGAGCAGGAGCTGGAGAGCCTTAAGGTGGTCCTGGATATCAAGAACAAACAGCTCCACCAGCAGGAAAAGAAACTCCTGCAGATGGACACAGTG GTGGATAAGAGTGTGAAGCTGGACGAAAGCCTTATTAAGGTCCAGCAGGAGAATGAAGACCTCAAAGCCCGGATGGACAGGCATGCTGCTCTGTCAAG GCAGCTGTCCACAGAGCAGGCCGTGCTGCACCAGTCCCTGAAGAAGGAGTCCAAGGTGAACAAGCGTCTGTCCATGGAGAACGAGGAGCTGCTGTGGAAGCTCCACAACGGGGATCTGGGCAGCCCCCGCAGGctgtcccccacctccccctcgcACGCCAACAGCTTCCAGTCTCCTCGAAGCTCCGCCCTCTTCTCCAGCCCGCCCCTCTCGCCCAGATAG
- the mtus1a gene encoding microtubule-associated tumor suppressor 1 homolog A isoform X1, whose product MSNEIFGMSADHMGNMNGSLFCGVLPLASGYHNNSTASPETTTPCSSTSPSHLGDLDGNSSPDDYLLSCCEPDSHVDSPCPKPNRLSEVRMNLHKACFTPPVNGLVNASNQSISLMGSTEMSLLEGNYFYKNSGDGGDDPRALTSPESTEGPRPLGSRQASRRCSSENNCCSLSSGEFVMRSNSFNLEEEQLPVLTSQEELFMSPLALLQDESPGLQDKKYMEGFTVEETNSAYSDMMKWHLAEKEEFNTANLHVTLPIEMKLDFLSTLLSDSVNSEADQEAPPSAEASAGVGKPSNLNATFVASQQMNCTTFVDPTAAGHDSAPKAQTSTPLLNLGNSLSLLSFSGSSFSGSTDSPALCPPQGLHIPPTLKPQRVARLSSIPGKAVKTDIRTFPKPDYSGVKSKITTRLSHQLATPAKALLPKSSKMNGCAKPSQVNLKALNKVATAKLPHTAAGPSQTTASIGVPKEEYAVTGDMQKTFSQSDGEDVSAANPSQHVPLSISEDAEGVSKGSLRNSLGTGNEDAASALSAELSPCSVQAASGQEVTCPPKRPSFNVTFCSSLPLQTPDKHGDPKPSIKVSDRNGVGSGSPLARRQSVDSSTSQHKVTREKRRTSSASVFNLSSATQTSASPRSRNLSNKQDEEAGVEMETPEGTSREFRKISLVAESPTSKVADASGSTCDQSKSGPGGRPSPRQSRVLSASRATALSPGSRPLPVSCRQRQQGTSGAVQRATDLLQLKQRNPTAHPKALATDKPTMGAPNTRTKPATNGVRPPHTTGRPPPATPAHAPVSKVPPSKTPGRGTVLKAGDLSDRSRSTTVAPLRSSSFRTVGLKNRLLAKPPGDPEPTLAPSCKSAASSKPGLARKLVCPPRRSISSRIAQLASSLPAEKSRAKASSRQQQQPQQRVPAKAPSAGGRVPAPAEAGGDEQSKRKDHVLQRLRELLAAGNRKFEAIAVVLQWTLAERDEAVRRRQELSQELVNLQGELVCSATSCERLEKEKEEVRASLADALQRLEEQHQEELAQLEARLQAFYQAEWDKVHRTYQEEADKCRTLMEQQLGDLNATNEANKLELKADHFEHVQDIKRQHEDSLEELRKSQSEQQQSLQKTLEEVETTLSGQIQELTEENTTLVEKLKAEEERRKQLAGKSQKDSHTLYLEQELESLKVVLDIKNKQLHQQEKKLLQMDTVVDKSVKLDESLIKVQQENEDLKARMDRHAALSRQLSTEQAVLHQSLKKESKVNKRLSMENEELLWKLHNGDLGSPRRLSPTSPSHANSFQSPRSSALFSSPPLSPR is encoded by the exons ATGTCCAACGAGATATTTGGCATGTCTGCGGACCACATGGGAAATATGAACGGCTCTTTATTCTGTGGAGTTCTGCCGCTGGCCAGTGGATATCATAACAACTCTACAGCATCCCCTGAAACCACCACCCCTTGTTCTTCCACGAGTCCGAGTCACCTGGGTGACCTCGATGGCAACAGCTCCCCTGATGACTACCTGCTCTCTTGTTGTGAACCGGACTCCCATGTTGACTCCCCATGTCCGAAACCAAACAGGCTTTCCGAAGTCAGAATGAACCTGCACAAGGCATGTTTCACCCCCCCTGTCAATGGCCTTGTAAACGCTTCGAACCAATCCATAAGTCTGATGGGCAGCACAGAGATGTCCTTGCTAGAGGGAAACTACTTTTATAAGAACTCTGGAGATGGTGGCGATGACCCGAGGGCGCTGACGTCTCCAGAGTCCACGGAGGGGCCCAGGCCATTAGGGTCACGTCAGGCCTCCCGTAGGTGTTCTTCTGAAAACAACTGCTGTTCTCTTAGTTCTGGGGAGTTTGTGATGAGGAGCAACAGCTTCAATTTGGAAGAGGAGCAGCTCCCTGTGTTAACGTCCCAGGAAGAGTTGTTTATGTCACCTTTAGCTCTACTGCAAGATGAATCTCCGGGGCTCCAGGATAAGAAATATATGGAGGGATTCACAGTGGAGGAGACTAATTCTGCATACAGTGATATGATGAAGTGGCATCTTGCGGAGAAAGAAGAATTTAACACTGCCAACCTACATGTGACTCTCCCAATTGAGATGAAATTGGATTTTCTGAGTACATTGCTGAGTGACTCTGTAAATTCAGAGGCTGACCAAGAGGCCCCACCTTCAGCTGAAGCTAGTGCAGGGGTAGGGAAGCCCTCCAATTTAAATGCAACATTTGTTGCATCACAACAAATGAATTGTACTACCTTTGTGGATCCAACAGCAGCGGGGCATGATTCTGCTCCCAAGGCTCAGACATCAACCCCACTGCTGAACCTTGGAAACAGCTTAAGCCTCTTGTCCTTTTCCGGCTCTTCCTTTTCTGGGAGCACGGATAGTCCGGCATTATGCCCTCCTCAAGGACTGCACATTCCTCCAACACTTAAACCACAGCGGGTTGCTAGACTGTCATCGATCCCGGGCAAGGCTGTAAAAACAGACATAAGAACTTTTCCCAAACCAGACTATAGTGGTGTTAAATCAAAGATAACGACCCGATTATCACATCAGCTAGCCACACCTGCAAAGGCATTGCTGCCCAAGTCATCAAAAATGAATGGATGCGCAAAGCCATCTCAGGTGAATCTGAAAGCACTTAACAAAGTTGCCACTGCTAAACTGCCTCATACCGCTGCTGGCCCGTCTCAGACAACGGCATCTATTGGGGTTCCAAAAGAAGAGTACGCAGTGACGGGAGATATGCAGAAAACGTTTAGTCAGTCCGACGGAGAAGATGTGTCTGCTGCTAATCCATCTCAGCACGTTCCTCTGAGCATTAGTGAGGATGCAGAGGGAGTGTCTAAAGGATCACTGCGTAACTCTCTTGGTACAGGAAATGAGGATGCTGCATCAGCACTCAGTGCGGAGCTCAGCCCTTGTTCGGTGCAGGCAGCCTCGGGCCAAGAAGTAACGTGCCCTCCGAAACGGCCGTCTTTCAACGTAACCTTCTGCTCCTCGCTCCCGTTGCAAACGCCGGACAAACATGGCGATCCTAAACCATCGATTAAAGTGTCCGACAGAAACGGGGTCGGGTCAGGCTCTCCTCTAGCCAGAAGGCAGTCGGTGGATAGTTCTACGTCCCAACACAAGGTCACCAGGGAGAAAAGAAGGACCAGTAGCGCCTCGGTTTTCAACCTAAGCAGCGCTACCCAAACTTCTGCCTCGCCCAGATCACGGAACCTGAGCAACAAGCAGGATGAAGAGGCTGGAGTTGAGATGGAGACTCCTGAGGGAACCAGCAGAGAGTTTAGGAAGATCAGCCTAGTG GCAGAGTCACCAACGTCTAAGGTGGCAGACGCATCGGGTTCCACATGTGACCAAAGTAAGAGCGGACCTGGAGGCCGTCCGTCACCCAGACAATCTCGAGTGCTCTCGGCGTCTCGCGCTACCGCCCTGAGTCCTGGCTCCAGACCACTGCCCGTGTCCTGTAGACAGCGGCAGCAAGGGACATCGGGAGCCGTCCAAAGGGCCACTGACTTGCTGCAGCTCAAGCAGAGAAACCCTACCG CTCATCCAAAGGCACTCGCCACCGACAAGCCTACAATGGGAGCCCCAAACACCAGAACAAAGCCTGCGACTAATGGAGTCCGGCCGCCCCATACCACCGGTCGTCCCCCGCCCGCCACTCCCGCCCACGCTCCGGTCTCCAAAGTGCCACCGTCGAAGACCCCCGGCAGGGGCACAGTGCTCAAAGCTGGTGATCTGTCTGACAGGAGCAGGAGCACAACGG TCGCTCCGCTGAGATCCAGCTCATTCAGAACAGTTGGGCTGAAAAACAGACTGCTTGCAAAGCCACCAGGGGACCCTGAACCAA CTTTGGCCCCATCATGCAAGAGTGCTGCCTCCAGCAAGCCTGGATTGGCCCGCAAACTCGTCTGTCCTCCGAGACGCAGCATCTCCTCCAGAATTGCTCAGCTGGCCTCAAGTTTACCTG CGGAGAAGAGCAGAGCCAAGGCCAGCTCtcgacaacagcagcagccccagcagaggGTGCCCGCCAAGGCCCCGAGTGCGGGAGGCAGAGTCCCGGCGCCCGCTGAGGCCGGGGGGGACGAGCAGAGCAAGAGGAAGGACCACGTTCTCCAGAGGCTCAGGGAGCTCCTGGCCGCTGGGAACCGCAAGTTTGAGGCCATCGCAGTCGTCCTGCAGTGGACGCTCGCTGAG AGAGATGAGGCAGTGAGGAGGCGGCAGGAGCTGTCCCAGGAGCTGGTTAACCTGCAAGGAGAACTGG TGTGCTCGGCCACCTCATGCGAGCgcctggagaaggagaaggaggaggtgcggGCTTCCCTGGCGGACGCCCTGCAGCGCCTGGAGGAGCAGCaccaggaggagctggcccAGCTGGAGGCCCGGCTGCAGGCCTTCTACCAGGCCGAGTGGGACAAGGTCCACCGCACCTACCAGGAGGAGGCCGACAAGTGCCGGACCCTCATGGAGCAGCAG CTTGGGGACTTGAACGCAACCAATGAGGCGAATAAGTTGGAGCTCAAGGCAGACCACTTTGAACACGTGCAGGACATTAAACGACAACATGAAGATTCTCTAGAAG AGCTCAGGAAAAGTCAGAGTGAGCAGCAGCAGTCTCTGCAGAAGACCCTGGAAGAGGTGGAAACCACGTTATCT GGACAGATCCAGGAGCTGACGGAGGAGAACACCACCCTCGTAGAGAAGCTCAAagcggaggaggagcggaggaaaCAGCTGGCGGGGAAAAGCCAG AAGGACTCCCACACGCTGTATCTGGAGCAGGAGCTGGAGAGCCTTAAGGTGGTCCTGGATATCAAGAACAAACAGCTCCACCAGCAGGAAAAGAAACTCCTGCAGATGGACACAGTG GTGGATAAGAGTGTGAAGCTGGACGAAAGCCTTATTAAGGTCCAGCAGGAGAATGAAGACCTCAAAGCCCGGATGGACAGGCATGCTGCTCTGTCAAG GCAGCTGTCCACAGAGCAGGCCGTGCTGCACCAGTCCCTGAAGAAGGAGTCCAAGGTGAACAAGCGTCTGTCCATGGAGAACGAGGAGCTGCTGTGGAAGCTCCACAACGGGGATCTGGGCAGCCCCCGCAGGctgtcccccacctccccctcgcACGCCAACAGCTTCCAGTCTCCTCGAAGCTCCGCCCTCTTCTCCAGCCCGCCCCTCTCGCCCAGATAG
- the mtus1a gene encoding microtubule-associated tumor suppressor 1 homolog A isoform X4 → MGAPNTRTKPATNGVRPPHTTGRPPPATPAHAPVSKVPPSKTPGRGTVLKAGDLSDRSRSTTVAPLRSSSFRTVGLKNRLLAKPPGDPEPTLAPSCKSAASSKPGLARKLVCPPRRSISSRIAQLASSLPAEKSRAKASSRQQQQPQQRVPAKAPSAGGRVPAPAEAGGDEQSKRKDHVLQRLRELLAAGNRKFEAIAVVLQWTLAERDEAVRRRQELSQELVNLQGELVCSATSCERLEKEKEEVRASLADALQRLEEQHQEELAQLEARLQAFYQAEWDKVHRTYQEEADKCRTLMEQQLGDLNATNEANKLELKADHFEHVQDIKRQHEDSLEELRKSQSEQQQSLQKTLEEVETTLSGQIQELTEENTTLVEKLKAEEERRKQLAGKSQKDSHTLYLEQELESLKVVLDIKNKQLHQQEKKLLQMDTVVDKSVKLDESLIKVQQENEDLKARMDRHAALSRQLSTEQAVLHQSLKKESKVNKRLSMENEELLWKLHNGDLGSPRRLSPTSPSHANSFQSPRSSALFSSPPLSPR, encoded by the exons ATGGGAGCCCCAAACACCAGAACAAAGCCTGCGACTAATGGAGTCCGGCCGCCCCATACCACCGGTCGTCCCCCGCCCGCCACTCCCGCCCACGCTCCGGTCTCCAAAGTGCCACCGTCGAAGACCCCCGGCAGGGGCACAGTGCTCAAAGCTGGTGATCTGTCTGACAGGAGCAGGAGCACAACGG TCGCTCCGCTGAGATCCAGCTCATTCAGAACAGTTGGGCTGAAAAACAGACTGCTTGCAAAGCCACCAGGGGACCCTGAACCAA CTTTGGCCCCATCATGCAAGAGTGCTGCCTCCAGCAAGCCTGGATTGGCCCGCAAACTCGTCTGTCCTCCGAGACGCAGCATCTCCTCCAGAATTGCTCAGCTGGCCTCAAGTTTACCTG CGGAGAAGAGCAGAGCCAAGGCCAGCTCtcgacaacagcagcagccccagcagaggGTGCCCGCCAAGGCCCCGAGTGCGGGAGGCAGAGTCCCGGCGCCCGCTGAGGCCGGGGGGGACGAGCAGAGCAAGAGGAAGGACCACGTTCTCCAGAGGCTCAGGGAGCTCCTGGCCGCTGGGAACCGCAAGTTTGAGGCCATCGCAGTCGTCCTGCAGTGGACGCTCGCTGAG AGAGATGAGGCAGTGAGGAGGCGGCAGGAGCTGTCCCAGGAGCTGGTTAACCTGCAAGGAGAACTGG TGTGCTCGGCCACCTCATGCGAGCgcctggagaaggagaaggaggaggtgcggGCTTCCCTGGCGGACGCCCTGCAGCGCCTGGAGGAGCAGCaccaggaggagctggcccAGCTGGAGGCCCGGCTGCAGGCCTTCTACCAGGCCGAGTGGGACAAGGTCCACCGCACCTACCAGGAGGAGGCCGACAAGTGCCGGACCCTCATGGAGCAGCAG CTTGGGGACTTGAACGCAACCAATGAGGCGAATAAGTTGGAGCTCAAGGCAGACCACTTTGAACACGTGCAGGACATTAAACGACAACATGAAGATTCTCTAGAAG AGCTCAGGAAAAGTCAGAGTGAGCAGCAGCAGTCTCTGCAGAAGACCCTGGAAGAGGTGGAAACCACGTTATCT GGACAGATCCAGGAGCTGACGGAGGAGAACACCACCCTCGTAGAGAAGCTCAAagcggaggaggagcggaggaaaCAGCTGGCGGGGAAAAGCCAG AAGGACTCCCACACGCTGTATCTGGAGCAGGAGCTGGAGAGCCTTAAGGTGGTCCTGGATATCAAGAACAAACAGCTCCACCAGCAGGAAAAGAAACTCCTGCAGATGGACACAGTG GTGGATAAGAGTGTGAAGCTGGACGAAAGCCTTATTAAGGTCCAGCAGGAGAATGAAGACCTCAAAGCCCGGATGGACAGGCATGCTGCTCTGTCAAG GCAGCTGTCCACAGAGCAGGCCGTGCTGCACCAGTCCCTGAAGAAGGAGTCCAAGGTGAACAAGCGTCTGTCCATGGAGAACGAGGAGCTGCTGTGGAAGCTCCACAACGGGGATCTGGGCAGCCCCCGCAGGctgtcccccacctccccctcgcACGCCAACAGCTTCCAGTCTCCTCGAAGCTCCGCCCTCTTCTCCAGCCCGCCCCTCTCGCCCAGATAG